A window from Tachyglossus aculeatus isolate mTacAcu1 chromosome 20, mTacAcu1.pri, whole genome shotgun sequence encodes these proteins:
- the TSKU gene encoding tsukushin — translation MPWPIWLALLPLLLLLLSPPGVGAGAGAGAGRSCFPRCRCQVETFGLFDSFSLTQVDCSGVGAHIVPVPIPLDTTYLDLSSNQLQAINQSVLAGPGYTTLVSLDLSHNRLTHLAPATFARLRYLEALDLSHNALEALPDEAFARSPLGDLDLSHNALTEVSVGAFSSPWGQGRPLHVDLSHNRISHVSWPADRPVPNLRGLNLSGNLLHVVPDLRGLPLRFLSLDGNPVASVPGGAFAGLTDLVHLSLGRLRASTGLTTHGFGPLPSLQVLDLSGNPGLRALSAEAFRGLDSLQELDLSGTGVATLPDALLDRLPAIRSIMLAAGVRCLKVVRESQYHRQQEAAGLIRKEILSCQERAGDAANAPVPYAL, via the coding sequence ATGCCGTGGCCCATCTGGCTCGctctgctgccactgctgctctTGCTGCTGTCGCCGCCCGGGGTCGGGGCCGGGGCGGGAGCCGGGGCTGGGCGGTCCTGCTTCCCCAGGTGCCGGTGCCAAGTGGAGACTTTCGGCCTCTTCGACAGCTTCAGCCTGACCCAGGTGGACTGCAGTGGCGTGGGCGCCCACATCGTCCCCGTGCCCATCCCACTGGACACCACCTACCTGGACCTGTCCTCCAACCAGCTGCAGGCCATCAACCAGTCGGTGTTGGCCGGGCCCGGCTACACCACGCTGGTCAGCCTGGACCTGAGCCACAATCGGCTCACCCACCTGGCCCCGGCCACTTTTGCCCGCCTGCgctacctggaggccctggacCTGAGTCATAACGCCCTGGAGGCTCTCCCGGACGAGGCCTTCGCCCGCTCCCCCCTGGGAGACCTGGACCTGAGCCACAATGCCCTGACCGAGGTGTCCGTGggtgccttctcctctccctggggCCAGGGTCGGCCGCTGCACGTCGACCTGTCCCATAACCGCATCTCTCATGTCTCCTGGCCCGCAGACCGGCCCGTCCCCAACCTCCGGGGCCTGAACCTTTCCGGAAACCTCTTGCATGTCGTTCCGGACCTGCGGGGCCTCCCGCTGCGCTTCCTGAGCCTGGATGGGAACCCGGTGGCCTCGGTCCCGGGTGGCGCCTTTGCAGGGCTGacggacctggtccacctgtctctcgGCCGCCTGCGGGCCTCCACGGGGCTGACTACCCACGGCTTCGGGCCCCTGCCCAGCCTACAGGTCCTCGACCTATCCGGCAACCCTGGGCTCCGGGCACTCAGCGCCGAGGCCTTCCGAGGCCTGGACTCCCTGCAGGAGCTGGATCTGTCCGGGACGGGTGTGGCCACGCTGCCCGACGCCTTGTTGGACCGCCTGCCGGCCATCCGGAGCATCATGCTGGCCGCGGGGGTCCGCTGCCTCAAGGTGGTCCGCGAGAGCCAGTACCACCGGCAGCAGGAGGCAGCGGGGCTGATCAGAAAGGAGATCTTGTCCTGCCAAGAGAGGGCTGGGGACGCTGCCAATGCCCCCGTGCCCTATGCCTTGTGA